A single genomic interval of Mycolicibacterium sp. MU0053 harbors:
- a CDS encoding GntR family transcriptional regulator has protein sequence MTNAGTVINRFGDRPVYRQLTELIEARLAQHAQPGDRLPSEADLSAEFEVNRLTVRRALHELNRRGVIDTRHGKGSFVAAPLLRYDVSAGRHASFTRNMREAGLGVRIRQLSRTVVADPEVQAQLQTTEPVLVCRTVRIVDDQPWSLSETRIGTGRFPGLTELWQGETSLYDFLLEAHGVRMQRSQRTFAAALAEPEDAERLLIRVGDAILEMRGVNVDQHGAPVAAVHHRFRGDRVQFTVDLW, from the coding sequence ATGACCAATGCAGGAACAGTGATCAACCGGTTCGGGGACCGTCCCGTCTACCGGCAGCTCACCGAATTGATCGAGGCCCGGCTGGCGCAGCACGCGCAACCGGGGGACCGGCTGCCCAGCGAGGCCGATTTGTCCGCGGAGTTCGAGGTGAACCGGCTCACGGTGCGTCGGGCCCTGCACGAGTTGAACCGCCGCGGCGTCATCGACACCCGGCACGGCAAGGGTTCGTTCGTGGCGGCCCCGCTGCTGCGCTATGACGTCTCCGCCGGCCGCCACGCCAGCTTCACCCGGAACATGCGCGAGGCCGGTCTCGGGGTGCGCATCCGGCAACTGTCCCGCACCGTCGTCGCCGACCCCGAAGTGCAGGCCCAACTCCAGACCACCGAACCGGTGTTGGTGTGCCGCACCGTCCGAATCGTCGACGACCAGCCGTGGTCGCTGTCCGAAACCCGCATCGGCACCGGACGATTCCCCGGCCTGACCGAACTGTGGCAGGGCGAGACGTCGCTGTACGACTTCCTGCTCGAGGCGCACGGGGTGCGGATGCAGCGGTCGCAGCGCACTTTCGCCGCGGCGCTGGCCGAGCCCGAGGACGCCGAACGGCTTCTGATCCGGGTCGGCGACGCGATCCTGGAGATGCGCGGCGTCAACGTTGATCAGCACGGGGCGCCGGTGGCCGCCGTACACCATCGGTTTCGCGGCGACCGGGTCCAGTTCACGGTGGACCTGTGGTGA
- a CDS encoding phosphonate C-P lyase system protein PhnG, with product MTAEARFEALAAAEAVALETLADDILAAAGRIEVISGPESVSAPVRLPIPGTEASTVVLGHVGLSRCTVELDGVRGDGYRRGYDPVGAIAAAICDAAAEHDGPHRERVHRLCHDTGERARTAATDAARRVALTRLAEP from the coding sequence GTGACCGCCGAAGCCCGATTCGAGGCCCTGGCCGCCGCCGAGGCCGTCGCGCTCGAAACGCTTGCCGACGACATCCTGGCCGCTGCCGGGCGCATCGAGGTGATCTCCGGTCCCGAGTCGGTGAGCGCCCCGGTCCGGCTCCCGATCCCCGGAACAGAGGCCAGCACAGTGGTTCTGGGCCACGTCGGGTTGAGCCGATGCACCGTGGAGTTGGACGGTGTGCGCGGTGACGGGTACCGGCGCGGCTACGACCCGGTGGGCGCGATAGCCGCCGCGATCTGCGATGCCGCCGCCGAGCACGACGGCCCGCATCGCGAGCGGGTGCACCGGTTGTGCCATGACACGGGGGAGCGGGCCCGCACCGCGGCCACCGACGCCGCCCGTCGGGTGGCCCTGACCCGATTGGCCGAACCATGA
- a CDS encoding phosphonate C-P lyase system protein PhnH has product MTWDRVHDGRTAFLACMRALCAPGEPMPLPALAAMSDVDELNGAAAVLLALLDPGLVLGVAGGPAAQRVAARVAAETGAELGAIGVADWVLVHGPAADAIERARRGDRSNPERGATVVIAATAPPVAVRVSGPGVDGTATAAVPLEAAALRAFGTANAESPCGVDLFLTAGEQLLGLPRSLSMQRVVP; this is encoded by the coding sequence ATGACCTGGGACCGCGTCCACGACGGCCGCACCGCATTCCTGGCCTGCATGCGGGCGCTGTGCGCACCCGGGGAGCCCATGCCCCTGCCCGCGCTCGCCGCGATGTCCGACGTCGATGAACTCAACGGCGCGGCGGCAGTGTTGTTGGCGCTGCTGGATCCTGGCCTGGTGTTGGGGGTGGCCGGCGGTCCGGCCGCGCAGCGCGTGGCCGCCCGCGTGGCCGCCGAGACCGGCGCCGAACTCGGTGCGATCGGCGTCGCCGACTGGGTGCTGGTGCACGGTCCCGCCGCCGACGCGATCGAACGGGCCCGCCGCGGTGACCGCAGCAACCCGGAGCGGGGCGCCACGGTCGTCATCGCGGCCACCGCGCCCCCGGTAGCGGTGCGTGTCAGCGGACCCGGAGTCGACGGCACCGCGACGGCGGCGGTCCCGCTGGAAGCGGCCGCCCTGCGTGCCTTCGGGACCGCGAATGCCGAATCACCCTGCGGCGTCGACCTTTTCCTGACCGCCGGTGAACAGCTGCTCGGCCTGCCGCGCAGCTTGTCGATGCAACGGGTGGTGCCCTGA
- a CDS encoding carbon-phosphorus lyase complex subunit PhnI: MYASMQENDALEAARALVAQPGPLAGAQIDTSVLEEQLCAEAGLWDTVAARRALHQSQGDLAAAVSMLRVWAATQPHVAPAPVAAADVAIERRLSSAYPQVPGGQWLGAARDLKPRQLSWGDEAEPDSPPAPPSAPHGAGAAHDGEVPTRATTSRVRDLLGGVRMVAEREDGDGADPATSVLTPPLSRASRLSVLARSETGALVALSALILGRRQEAILMELSVQTVTLRIPHPRSAIPCAVAEVPVTEAEVVLDADVAGAPGLATGWGATLGTVERRALALALIDAAMRADGDLQQPLVLDEQTVIAAGDGAATTGFVEHLRLPHYASFAAYLSAVSGDQP, translated from the coding sequence ATGTATGCGAGCATGCAGGAGAACGACGCCCTTGAGGCCGCGCGCGCGTTGGTGGCGCAGCCCGGGCCGCTGGCGGGCGCACAGATCGACACCAGTGTGCTCGAGGAGCAACTGTGCGCCGAGGCGGGTCTGTGGGACACCGTGGCGGCGCGTCGCGCGCTGCACCAGTCCCAGGGTGATCTGGCCGCGGCGGTGTCGATGCTGCGGGTGTGGGCGGCCACCCAACCGCACGTCGCGCCCGCGCCGGTGGCCGCGGCCGATGTGGCCATCGAACGCCGGCTGTCCTCGGCGTACCCGCAGGTTCCGGGCGGCCAATGGCTCGGCGCGGCGCGCGATCTCAAGCCGCGGCAGCTGAGCTGGGGCGACGAGGCGGAACCGGACAGCCCACCGGCGCCCCCGAGCGCTCCCCACGGTGCCGGCGCGGCCCACGACGGCGAGGTCCCCACCCGGGCCACGACCTCGCGGGTCCGCGATCTGCTGGGGGGCGTCCGCATGGTCGCCGAGCGCGAGGACGGGGACGGCGCGGATCCGGCCACCTCGGTGCTGACCCCGCCGCTGTCTCGCGCCAGCCGCCTGTCGGTCCTGGCGCGCAGCGAGACCGGGGCCCTGGTCGCGCTGTCCGCGCTGATCCTCGGTCGCCGACAGGAAGCGATCCTGATGGAGCTTTCGGTGCAGACGGTCACGCTGCGAATCCCGCACCCGCGCAGCGCAATACCGTGCGCGGTCGCCGAGGTGCCGGTGACCGAAGCCGAGGTGGTGCTCGACGCCGACGTGGCCGGTGCCCCCGGCCTTGCCACCGGTTGGGGCGCGACGCTGGGCACCGTGGAGCGGCGCGCGCTCGCCTTGGCGTTGATCGACGCCGCGATGCGCGCCGACGGCGATCTCCAACAACCGTTGGTGCTCGACGAGCAGACCGTCATCGCCGCCGGCGATGGCGCCGCCACGACCGGGTTCGTCGAGCATCTGCGACTGCCGCACTACGCCAGCTTTGCCGCCTATCTCTCGGCGGTGTCAGGAGATCAACCATGA
- a CDS encoding alpha-D-ribose 1-methylphosphonate 5-phosphate C-P-lyase PhnJ — translation MTPTTVAALAAAHGTAESYAYLDEDTKRNVRRALLKALAIPGWQVPFASREMPVARGWGSGGLQVTLSVVGPADVVKVIDQGDDMSVNAAGMRALISLAAHCAATTVTTEATLIQSRHRIPEVDLRADQLLVLQVPHPDPLHRVVPDESAARQRHASGDYTAAWLDLYDAEARLGGPRTGADHPVLVAGERLMSPSPIPRYDVLRLDRRPHPILLGAGRRARLTALPPFTSVQPLAFEDRPLQSEYSGAACIRCGSTRSYRVSQDSGADWMCTDADACRLRAEKGTP, via the coding sequence ATGACCCCCACCACGGTCGCCGCGCTCGCGGCGGCGCACGGCACCGCGGAGTCCTACGCCTATCTCGACGAGGACACCAAGCGCAACGTCCGACGCGCACTGCTGAAGGCGTTGGCGATCCCGGGGTGGCAGGTGCCGTTCGCGTCCCGGGAGATGCCCGTCGCCCGCGGCTGGGGCAGCGGCGGACTGCAGGTCACGCTGTCGGTGGTGGGCCCCGCCGACGTCGTCAAGGTCATCGACCAGGGCGACGACATGTCGGTCAACGCCGCCGGCATGCGCGCCCTGATCAGCCTGGCGGCGCACTGCGCGGCCACCACCGTGACCACCGAGGCCACCCTCATCCAGAGCCGGCACCGGATCCCGGAGGTGGACCTGCGTGCCGACCAACTCCTGGTGCTGCAGGTGCCGCATCCCGATCCACTGCACCGCGTCGTACCCGACGAGTCGGCCGCGCGGCAACGCCACGCCAGCGGTGACTACACGGCGGCCTGGCTGGACCTCTACGACGCCGAAGCGCGCCTGGGTGGGCCGCGCACCGGCGCCGACCATCCCGTCCTGGTTGCGGGCGAGCGGCTGATGAGTCCCAGCCCGATCCCGCGGTACGACGTGTTGCGGTTGGATCGCCGGCCGCATCCGATCCTGCTGGGCGCGGGCCGGCGGGCGCGACTGACGGCCCTGCCGCCGTTCACGTCCGTGCAACCGTTGGCCTTCGAGGATCGTCCGCTGCAGTCGGAGTACAGCGGTGCGGCGTGCATCCGGTGCGGCAGCACGCGGTCCTACCGGGTGTCGCAGGATTCCGGGGCCGACTGGATGTGTACCGACGCCGACGCCTGCCGGCTGCGCGCAGAGAAGGGAACGCCGTGA
- a CDS encoding ATP-binding cassette domain-containing protein — MTSEATMTGPAVRVGPPAPVLSVRGISHRFGPTCADCFVRTGEEAGTNRCDRCGSVVALHDVSFDVGPNEVLGIVGESGSGKTTLLRSLYLDLRPDEGVVLCGSAPMRRSAVVMVHQNALAAGLYPRLAAESNVAQRLLSAGQRHFGRLQSTSAAMLAELGLGRERHGDALMTFSGGMQQRVQLARALVDPPLILLLDEPTTGLDPSIQAGLLDAVQQVADTLGSATVVVSHDLAAVRILASRIVVLHHGRVVEHGVAEQVLHDPQHPYTRLLVSSRLT, encoded by the coding sequence GTGACGTCCGAGGCCACCATGACGGGTCCCGCTGTGCGGGTGGGTCCGCCGGCTCCCGTGCTGTCGGTGCGGGGGATCTCGCATCGGTTCGGCCCCACGTGTGCCGACTGCTTTGTCCGCACCGGGGAGGAGGCCGGCACCAACCGGTGCGACCGGTGCGGTTCCGTCGTCGCACTGCACGATGTTTCGTTCGATGTCGGGCCCAACGAGGTGCTGGGGATCGTCGGCGAGTCGGGATCGGGAAAGACGACGCTGCTGCGCAGCCTGTACCTGGACCTGAGGCCGGACGAGGGTGTCGTGCTGTGCGGCAGCGCACCGATGCGGCGGTCGGCGGTGGTGATGGTGCACCAGAATGCGCTGGCGGCCGGGCTGTACCCGCGGCTGGCCGCGGAATCCAATGTCGCCCAACGGTTGTTGTCGGCCGGCCAGCGACACTTCGGCCGATTGCAATCCACCTCCGCCGCGATGCTCGCCGAACTCGGCCTGGGCCGTGAGCGCCACGGCGATGCGCTGATGACGTTCTCGGGCGGTATGCAGCAGCGGGTGCAGTTGGCGCGGGCGCTGGTCGATCCGCCGTTGATCCTGTTGTTGGACGAGCCGACGACGGGGCTGGATCCTTCGATCCAGGCGGGGCTGCTCGATGCCGTGCAACAGGTGGCCGACACGCTGGGGTCGGCCACCGTCGTGGTCTCCCACGACCTGGCCGCGGTGCGGATACTGGCCTCGCGCATCGTGGTGCTGCACCACGGTCGCGTCGTCGAACACGGTGTGGCCGAACAAGTTCTGCATGACCCCCAACACCCCTACACACGCCTGCTGGTGTCCTCGAGGTTGACCTGA
- a CDS encoding ATP-binding cassette domain-containing protein → MRTSGSAVLTATAAAKRFDDAPWGPLAAVDLTARAGCVSLVQGPAGSGRTSLVRCLTGGYRLSAGDVTVRVPGAAAVSLAVADPRSVAWLRTHHIACFDGELVAAPTLPTAVAIARIARQPRAAAVAALSRLGAARLAAVSVGGLRAPQRRTAALVAALLADRDVVVLDDPEASAPVEPLSAWLQEAADGGAAVVVTAGTESALRPIAAAVGQLEEGRIAWV, encoded by the coding sequence ATGCGAACTTCTGGATCCGCGGTGCTGACCGCGACCGCCGCTGCGAAACGGTTCGACGACGCGCCGTGGGGGCCGTTGGCCGCGGTCGACCTGACCGCGCGCGCCGGGTGCGTGTCCCTGGTGCAGGGCCCGGCCGGATCCGGCCGGACGAGCCTGGTTCGGTGCCTGACCGGCGGCTACCGGCTGAGCGCGGGCGATGTCACGGTGCGGGTGCCGGGCGCGGCGGCGGTGAGTCTCGCCGTCGCCGACCCGCGGTCGGTGGCCTGGTTGCGCACCCACCACATCGCGTGCTTCGACGGTGAACTCGTCGCCGCACCCACGCTGCCGACCGCGGTGGCCATCGCCCGGATCGCACGGCAGCCCCGCGCGGCCGCGGTGGCCGCGCTGAGCCGGCTGGGCGCCGCGCGGTTGGCGGCGGTGTCCGTCGGCGGATTGCGGGCACCGCAACGCCGCACGGCCGCGCTCGTCGCCGCGTTGCTGGCCGATCGTGACGTCGTCGTACTCGACGACCCCGAGGCGTCGGCACCCGTCGAGCCGCTGTCCGCGTGGCTGCAGGAGGCGGCCGACGGCGGGGCCGCGGTGGTGGTCACCGCCGGCACCGAAAGCGCATTACGCCCGATCGCAGCCGCGGTGGGCCAACTGGAGGAGGGACGCATCGCATGGGTGTGA
- a CDS encoding alpha-D-ribose 1-methylphosphonate 5-triphosphate diphosphatase, protein MGVTVLDGLTVVPGGGRPVIPDATVTLDEVGRVLEIAANSAPTRAVLLPAAVDLHLDNLVQRRQPRATVTLDHEAVLPVLDAECAAAGIATVCIAVRCEHSPRKGIEITDAPRLAAAIERLGPELACDWRVHARVELTDERSVETLAAVLAATSRVALISVIETSAERSRFGSLEATRAFYAEDWGISEAEVEAMFTVDPARLAGVGARRAEVAALARAHGIVLASHDDRTPEHVQEAFDHGARVAEFPLTMDAARHARRLGMHVVLGAPNAVRGRSTSTGNVLASEAAEAGCCDVLCSDYLPSALQAAPYALVRDTSLSLSAAVDLISTNPAAVLGLPDPSIAVGKPLTGSLRRIQAGPNGDPTAAVQVGMALWRDGQLVFGRVSEAFRLSTTTV, encoded by the coding sequence ATGGGTGTGACAGTGCTGGACGGATTGACGGTGGTGCCCGGCGGTGGACGGCCGGTGATCCCCGACGCGACGGTCACCCTCGACGAGGTCGGTCGGGTGCTGGAGATCGCCGCGAACTCGGCGCCCACCCGCGCGGTGCTGCTACCCGCGGCGGTCGACCTGCACCTGGACAATCTGGTGCAGCGCCGCCAGCCGCGGGCCACCGTGACGCTGGATCACGAGGCGGTGCTGCCGGTGCTGGACGCCGAGTGCGCCGCCGCCGGGATCGCGACGGTGTGCATTGCCGTGCGCTGTGAACATTCGCCGCGCAAGGGCATCGAGATCACCGACGCCCCGCGACTCGCCGCGGCAATCGAGCGATTGGGTCCGGAACTCGCGTGCGACTGGCGGGTGCACGCTCGGGTCGAACTGACCGACGAGCGCAGCGTCGAAACTCTCGCGGCCGTGCTCGCGGCGACGTCGCGGGTCGCGCTGATCTCGGTGATCGAAACCTCCGCGGAGCGCAGCCGATTCGGTTCCCTCGAAGCGACCCGGGCGTTCTATGCCGAGGACTGGGGGATCAGCGAGGCCGAGGTCGAGGCGATGTTCACGGTTGACCCCGCGCGGCTGGCCGGCGTCGGCGCGCGCCGGGCCGAGGTCGCGGCGCTGGCGCGGGCCCACGGCATCGTGCTCGCCAGCCACGACGACAGGACCCCCGAGCACGTGCAGGAGGCCTTCGATCACGGGGCCCGGGTCGCGGAGTTCCCGCTGACGATGGACGCCGCCCGGCACGCCCGGCGGTTGGGGATGCACGTGGTGCTCGGTGCCCCGAATGCGGTCCGGGGGCGGTCCACCTCCACCGGCAACGTGCTGGCGTCGGAGGCCGCCGAGGCCGGGTGCTGCGACGTGCTGTGTTCGGACTACCTGCCCTCGGCCCTGCAGGCGGCGCCGTACGCGCTGGTGCGCGACACCTCGCTGAGCCTGTCGGCGGCCGTCGACCTGATCTCGACCAACCCGGCGGCGGTACTGGGGTTGCCGGATCCGTCGATTGCGGTGGGCAAGCCGTTGACGGGGTCGTTGCGGCGGATCCAGGCCGGCCCGAACGGCGACCCGACGGCGGCCGTGCAGGTCGGCATGGCGCTCTGGCGGGACGGCCAATTGGTGTTCGGCCGGGTCTCCGAGGCGTTTCGGCTCAGCACCACCACCGTCTGA
- a CDS encoding acyl-CoA synthetase — MCRLSGQSARWAGERRVDLRLTAVTRPVERLLATAQNGLEVLRLGGLETGTVPSPYQIVESVPMYKLRRYFPPDSRSTAPTGEPVLMVHPMMMSANMWDVTREDGAVGILHHAGLDPWVIDFGEPDKVEGGMRRTLADHLVALNDAIDTVKKTTGRDVHVAGYSQGGMFCYQTVAYRRSKDVASIIAFGSPVDTLAALPMGIPPNLGVVAADFMADHVFNRLDIQGWMARTGFQMMDPLKTAKARLDFLRQLHDRQALLPREQQRRFLDSEGWIAWSGPAISELLKQFIAHNRMMTGGFAINGQLVTLTDITCPVLAFVGEVDDIGQPASVRGIRRAAPSADVYETMIRTGHFGLVVGSKASEITWPTVADWVLWLAGQGPRPTSIEPMQDQPEEPGESGVPLASRVVHGVGGASEVALTLARGAADAVGAAGKSIRTLAVETARTLPRLARLGQINDHTRISLGRIISEQARGAPNGEFLLFDGRVHTYEAVDRRINNVVRGLIDVGIRQGDHVGVLMETRPSALVAIAALSRLGAVAVLMPPDGDLAEAARLGGVSEILTDPSNLDAAGQLSLQTLVLGGGESRRLHLPDGTDVVDMEQINPDVVELPGWYRPNPGLARDRAFVAFNTVGGQLVAKEITNFRWALSAFGTASTAAIGRSDTVYCLTPLHHQSGLLVALGGAVVGGARIALSRGLRPDTFVQEVRQYGVTVVSYTWAMLSDVIDDPRFALHGNHPVRVFIGSGMPTGLWQRVCEAFAPANVVEFYATTDGQAVLANVSGAKVGSKGRPLPGGGQIELGAYSAEEDLILEDERGFVQVAGPDQVGVLLARPRGPVDPTASVKRGVFAPADTWVSTEALFRRDEDGDFWLVGTRSSVMHTARGVVFGEPVTDAVSMIGAVDLAVTYGVTVGDHDVAITALTLRPGAAVTAADLTEALAELPVGLAPDIIHVVGDLPLSATYRPIVDDLRAAGIPKAGRQAWCLDPQTGGFKRLTAAMRTQLVGPQ, encoded by the coding sequence ATGTGCAGGCTGTCGGGGCAATCGGCACGTTGGGCAGGGGAGCGGCGCGTGGATCTGAGGCTAACGGCGGTCACCAGGCCGGTCGAACGGCTGTTGGCGACCGCGCAGAACGGCTTGGAGGTGCTGCGACTCGGTGGCCTCGAGACCGGCACCGTGCCGTCGCCCTATCAGATTGTCGAGAGCGTGCCGATGTACAAGCTGCGGCGGTATTTTCCGCCCGACAGCCGAAGCACGGCGCCCACCGGGGAACCGGTGCTGATGGTGCACCCGATGATGATGTCGGCGAACATGTGGGACGTCACCCGCGAGGACGGGGCGGTGGGGATCCTGCACCACGCTGGGCTGGACCCGTGGGTCATCGACTTCGGCGAGCCCGACAAGGTCGAAGGCGGGATGCGGCGCACGCTGGCCGACCATCTGGTGGCGCTGAACGACGCCATCGACACCGTGAAGAAGACCACCGGCCGCGACGTCCACGTCGCCGGCTACTCCCAGGGCGGGATGTTCTGCTATCAGACGGTGGCCTACCGGCGCTCGAAGGACGTTGCCAGCATCATCGCGTTCGGTTCGCCGGTGGACACCCTGGCGGCGCTGCCGATGGGCATCCCGCCCAATCTGGGTGTGGTGGCCGCGGATTTCATGGCCGACCACGTGTTCAACCGGCTCGACATCCAGGGCTGGATGGCGCGCACGGGGTTCCAGATGATGGATCCGCTCAAGACCGCCAAGGCCCGGCTGGACTTTCTGCGTCAACTCCACGACCGCCAGGCGCTGTTGCCGCGCGAACAGCAGCGCCGGTTCCTCGATTCCGAGGGCTGGATCGCGTGGTCCGGGCCGGCGATCTCCGAGCTGCTCAAGCAGTTCATTGCGCACAACCGGATGATGACCGGCGGCTTCGCGATCAACGGTCAGTTGGTGACGTTGACCGATATCACCTGTCCGGTACTGGCGTTCGTGGGCGAGGTGGACGACATCGGGCAGCCCGCGTCGGTGCGTGGCATTCGGCGGGCCGCGCCGAGCGCCGATGTCTACGAAACGATGATCCGCACCGGGCATTTCGGTCTGGTGGTCGGCTCGAAGGCCTCCGAGATCACCTGGCCCACCGTCGCGGACTGGGTGCTGTGGCTGGCCGGACAGGGCCCGCGCCCGACGAGCATCGAGCCCATGCAGGATCAGCCCGAGGAGCCCGGCGAAAGTGGGGTGCCGTTGGCCTCCCGCGTGGTGCACGGGGTGGGCGGCGCCTCCGAGGTGGCGTTGACGCTGGCCCGCGGCGCGGCGGACGCGGTCGGTGCCGCCGGCAAGTCGATCCGCACGCTGGCCGTGGAGACCGCGCGCACGCTGCCGCGGTTGGCGCGCCTCGGACAGATCAACGACCACACCCGGATCTCGTTGGGCCGCATCATCTCTGAACAGGCCCGTGGCGCGCCCAACGGCGAGTTCCTGCTGTTCGACGGGCGGGTGCACACCTATGAGGCGGTCGACCGTCGGATCAACAATGTGGTGCGCGGCCTGATCGACGTCGGTATCCGGCAGGGCGATCACGTCGGCGTGCTGATGGAGACCCGGCCGAGCGCCCTGGTGGCGATCGCGGCGCTGTCGCGGCTCGGGGCCGTGGCGGTGCTGATGCCGCCCGACGGCGACCTGGCCGAAGCGGCCCGGCTCGGCGGGGTCTCCGAAATCCTGACCGACCCCTCCAATCTCGATGCGGCCGGGCAGTTGTCGCTGCAGACGCTGGTACTCGGCGGCGGCGAGTCCCGCCGGCTGCACCTGCCCGACGGCACCGATGTCGTGGACATGGAGCAGATCAACCCCGATGTCGTCGAGTTGCCCGGCTGGTACCGACCCAACCCCGGGCTGGCCCGCGATCGCGCCTTCGTCGCGTTCAACACCGTCGGCGGCCAACTCGTGGCCAAGGAGATCACCAACTTCCGGTGGGCGCTGTCGGCCTTCGGTACCGCATCCACCGCCGCCATCGGGCGCAGCGACACCGTGTATTGCCTGACGCCGCTGCATCATCAGTCCGGACTGCTGGTGGCCCTCGGCGGTGCCGTGGTCGGCGGTGCCCGGATCGCGCTGTCGCGCGGACTGCGCCCGGACACCTTCGTCCAGGAGGTCCGTCAGTACGGCGTCACCGTGGTGTCCTACACGTGGGCGATGCTGTCCGACGTCATCGATGACCCGCGCTTTGCGCTGCATGGCAACCACCCGGTGCGGGTCTTCATCGGGTCCGGCATGCCCACCGGGCTGTGGCAGCGGGTCTGCGAGGCGTTCGCCCCCGCCAACGTCGTGGAGTTCTACGCGACGACCGACGGTCAGGCGGTGTTGGCCAACGTCTCCGGCGCCAAGGTGGGCAGCAAGGGGCGTCCGCTGCCCGGCGGCGGCCAGATCGAACTGGGGGCCTACAGCGCCGAAGAGGACCTGATCCTCGAGGACGAGCGCGGCTTCGTGCAGGTCGCCGGTCCCGACCAGGTGGGTGTCCTGCTGGCCCGGCCACGGGGCCCGGTGGACCCGACCGCCTCGGTCAAGCGCGGCGTTTTCGCTCCCGCGGACACCTGGGTGTCCACCGAGGCGTTGTTCCGCCGCGACGAGGACGGGGACTTCTGGCTGGTCGGAACCCGCAGCAGCGTGATGCACACCGCGCGCGGTGTCGTGTTCGGCGAGCCGGTCACCGACGCCGTCAGCATGATCGGCGCGGTCGACTTGGCGGTCACCTATGGGGTGACCGTCGGGGACCACGATGTGGCGATCACCGCGCTGACGCTGCGGCCGGGAGCGGCGGTGACGGCGGCCGATCTCACCGAGGCGTTGGCGGAGCTGCCGGTGGGCCTGGCGCCGGACATCATTCACGTCGTCGGCGACCTGCCGCTGTCGGCCACCTACCGGCCGATTGTCGACGACCTGCGCGCGGCCGGCATCCCGAAGGCCGGTCGGCAGGCGTGGTGCCTGGACCCGCAGACCGGCGGGTTCAAACGACTGACCGCGGCGATGCGCACCCAACTCGTCGGACCGCAGTAA
- a CDS encoding Trm112 family protein, producing the protein MTVDEKLLQILVCPVDRGPLLHVGNELYNPRLRRAYRIDEGIPVLLADESREVDDAEHARLTEQPPQ; encoded by the coding sequence GTGACCGTCGACGAGAAACTGCTGCAGATCCTGGTGTGCCCGGTCGATCGCGGCCCGCTGCTGCACGTGGGGAACGAGCTGTACAACCCGCGGTTGCGCCGCGCCTACCGGATCGATGAGGGCATCCCGGTGTTGTTGGCCGATGAATCCCGCGAGGTCGATGACGCGGAGCACGCTCGTCTGACGGAGCAGCCGCCGCAGTAG
- a CDS encoding DNA-3-methyladenine glycosylase: MSVDVLITDPQTAARRLLGATLYGRDAAALIVEVEAYGGVPDGPWPDPAAHSFRGPNARNQVMFGPAGRLYTYRSHGIHVCANIVCGPPDTAAAVLVRAGVVVSGREVARRRRGGVADRALGRGPGNLCSALGIQLSDNGSDVFDPTSPVRLELAAERPAVSGPRVGVSKAADRAWRFWLAEYPEVSAYRRSPRAPVTGLGD; this comes from the coding sequence ATGAGCGTCGACGTGCTGATCACCGATCCGCAGACCGCGGCGCGCCGCCTGCTCGGCGCGACCCTGTACGGGCGTGATGCGGCGGCATTGATTGTCGAGGTCGAGGCGTACGGCGGGGTTCCCGACGGTCCGTGGCCGGATCCGGCGGCGCATTCCTTTCGCGGCCCCAACGCCCGCAATCAGGTGATGTTCGGTCCGGCCGGACGGCTCTACACCTACCGCAGTCACGGCATTCACGTGTGCGCGAACATCGTGTGCGGGCCGCCCGACACCGCTGCCGCGGTGCTGGTGCGGGCGGGTGTGGTCGTCAGCGGACGGGAGGTCGCGCGCCGACGGCGCGGCGGCGTCGCCGACCGCGCGCTGGGCCGCGGCCCGGGCAACCTGTGCTCGGCGCTGGGAATCCAGCTGTCCGACAACGGCAGCGACGTCTTCGACCCGACCAGTCCGGTGCGACTGGAGCTGGCCGCCGAGCGGCCGGCGGTCAGCGGACCGCGGGTGGGAGTCAGCAAGGCCGCCGACCGTGCCTGGCGGTTCTGGCTTGCCGAGTACCCGGAGGTTTCGGCGTATCGGCGCAGCCCGCGGGCTCCGGTCACCGGCCTCGGCGACTGA